The sequence CCCCGCTGCGGGAGTCATTCACAAGATTGGGACTGATCAGATGCTTCTCGACCAGTACCTTCTTATCCAACTCTTCCAGCTCGTCAAGCTTCACAAGCTCAAACGTGCCGTATCCCGCCTCCTGATTCTGGTCAACAACCGGAGCCAGTACATTCAAGATTTCATCAGCCTGATTCTTTGTAGCCAGAAGAGGAAAAGGGTGATGCTGTATATTGCGGGCGATCCGCACACGCGTGCTGATTACAATCTCGGAGTGGCTGCCGCCGCTGCGCATCCATTCACTTAGCGCTTGTTCGGTAAACCGGAGATCTGGCATCGTGCATTCCCCCTATATATCTTAAGACTTTACTCTTGTGCAATTTCTTTTTCAAGTTTTCGAATCTGATCCCTCAGTTCAGCGGCGCTTTCGAACTCTTCCTCCACTATTGCTTGCTGAAGCTGTTCCTTCAATTCATCAATTTGCCGCTTGAACTGGATTTGCGCACCGATGCGTTTGGGGATTTTCCCCACATGGCTCGTGCTGCCGTGCACTCTTTTGAAGAGCGGATCAAGACCCTTGTCAAAATACTTATAGCAGGAGCTGCAGCCAAAGCGTCCGAGCTTGCTGAACTGCCCGTAGGTCATGCCGCATTCCTCGCAGCGAACTTCGTGAGGCTTTGGTTCGGCAGTGGATTTCCCCTTGCTCGCCCCCTCCAAATCCAATAAACCCGAAAGCAGGCTGTGAATGGAGAAACCGCCCGACGTACCCGGTATTAATTCACCCTTTTCCCTAGCACAGTTCTCGCAAATATGAAATTCCGTCTTCTCTCCATTCACAATCTTTGTGAAATGAAGCGTTGCCGGTCTGACACCACACTCTTGGCAAAGCATATAACGAAATCCTCCCTTTAAGCGCCGAATTATTTGCTGAGCAGTGAGATCAGCATCGCCTTCATCATTTTGGAACGAATTTCGTCCCGATGGGGGAGCTTAACCGCAATGCATTCACGCGAAATGGCGGCGCGCATAAGGCAGGCTTCTCGTCTGGTCAAAAACCCGGCCTCCTCGAGCTGATAAATAAGCCCCTCAGCTGTACTCTGGTCGATGCCCGAGCCAATTTTCTGGTTAAGATGCGTATGCAGCGCCGAGTGCTGCGGAAGCTCAATGCGCTGAATGCGGATATATCCGCCTCCGCCGCGCTTGCTCTCCACCAAATAGCCCTTTTCAAGCGTAAAGCGTGTGCTGATTACATAATTGATCTGGGAGGGTACGCAGGAAAAAGAGTCCGCCAGATCGTTGCGTTGAATTTCCACTGTGCCTTCGGGACTTTCATGCAAAATATTCTTCAGATATTGTTCGATGATATCGGAGATATTACGCATCACTCATCCTCCAGATTCAGAGCTTGCAGATGCAGCCGATGGCACCGTTCCTCTCCGGCCTCAACCTTTAAAGGAACTTTAACCAAAGTGCAAAGAGCCGAATCCCGTATAAAGCCGGCTGACAAGCCCGGATTTAGATTCTGTTCAAGCCCTACTAGTGTGGCCTAAACTGTACACCGCATACTTGAAAAAGCGAACGGGAACGAATAAGTAATCACCTGCTGTTTGCTCTGTTGACTTTGACTTTCTTTGACTTTTTTTATTATTATAGCACATTCTTCCGAAATGCCAAGTCCTTGTTCAAAAAAAATCAAACAATGCCGTCCGGGCGTACGGAATACGTCCCTCACCCATTTCTCTATCGATACATTACCCATATGAAGTCGCTCTTGATACAGGTTCATCGGCTTTTTGTAACTGAGCAGCACCAGGTTGCCTGTGAATCATGATCAGCATAACAAGTCCGCAGCCTAAAGCATTTTTTATGAAAAAAACGGCTATCGTCCTCTTTTCAGGGCGGCAGCCGCTTTCTTCCGGTATATCTTTTCAAGCTGCTGCAAATTTGCTACGAGATATGGTTGCGCGCAAGATAGATCCTCGCTTCAAAGGGGCGCAGCCGCAGCGCTGTAAGCGGTTCTTCCGCAGCGGGATAATTGGCCAGCAGCAGGCTCGGCTGCGAGGTTGGTTCACCCAGATCAACCATCTGCTCCCGCTCGGAGAAGTTGGTAACGACAATCAGCGCCTCATCATTCAGCGTTCGCCTATATGCGAATACATCAGAATGCTCCTCAAGCAGTGGACTATAATCGCCGTAGACGATCACATCATACCGTTTGCGCAGCCGGATTAGCTCACGGTAGTAATGCAGAACGGAATCAGGATCGGCGAGAGCCTTCTCCACGTTTACTTCCTTATAGTTAGGATTCACATCAATCCACGGCTGCACGGTTCCAAACCCAGCGTACACGCTGTCATCCCACTGCATGGGGGTACGGGCATTGTCCCGGCTTTTCAGATAAATATCCCGCATCACCTCTTCATGAGAGCGCCCTTTGGTTTCGCATTCAATTCTGTAGTAGTTAAGGGTCTCCACATCCCGGTAATCCTTAATCCTGTCAAACCGGATATTGGTCATGCCGATCTCCTCGCCTTGATATATGTAAGGAGAGCCTTGGAGCATATGAATGCAGGTAGCGAACATTTTGGCGCTTTCTACGCGGTAGCGGGTGTCATTGCCCCAACGCGAAACAACGCGCGGCTGATCATGATTGTTCAGATAAAGTCCGATCCAACCCTTGCCCTGAAGCTTGAGCTGCCAGCGTGTAATAATTTGCTTAAAGGCCTGCAGAGAGAACGGAATGGTCTCCCAGCGACCGCCCGGGCCGTTATCAACATCCATATGCTCAAAATAGATTATGCTGTCCAGCTCTTTGCGGGCGGAATCCGTATAGAGCAGTCCCTCCTCCGCCGATACCCCGGCCATTTCCGCAACGGTAAACATGGGGTAGTTGGAGAAAACCTCATTGTTCATCTCCTGAAAAATATCGTGAATCCCTTCGCCATTGGCAATTAAATGCCCGCACGGGGCCAGGCAATGATCCGGTTCGGCCGGCTCCGCATCCTGCCATTCACCAGGCTTGACCAGAAGGTTAACCGCATCAAGGCGAAAAGCATCCACACCCTTGTCCAGCCAAAAACGCATCATGCTGTACATTTCCTTCCTTAGCGCAGCATGCGACCAGTTCAGATCCGGCTGCTTGGCGGAGAATAAATGAAGATAGTAGGCGCGGGCCTCCTCATCGTATTTCCAGGCCGACCCGCCAAAGAACGATTCCCAGTTGTTCGGCTCACGATCGCCATCACGCCAGTAGTAATAATCACGGTACGGATTGCTCCCCGGCGCTTTGGAAGCCTGAAACCACGCGTGTTCGTCGGAGGTGTGGTTAAGGATAATATCCATCATGATTTTCATGCCCCGGCGGTGAATTTCGCTGCTTAGGCTCGTCCAGTCATCCATACTCCCGAATTCATCCATAATCTCGTAATAATTGCTCACATCATAACCGTAATCATCATTCGGAGATTTATATACAGGTCCCAGCCAAATCACATCGACCCCAAGCTCTTTCAGATAATCCAACTTTTCTTCAATCCCTTTAAGATCGCCGATTCCATCGCCGTCGCTGTCTCTGAAGCTTCTCGGATATACCTGATAAATAACGGCTTCCTTCCACCATGTCCTTGTCACTGGCAGCCACTCCTTTTCGATACTAAAAAATGTAATACATGCTGCAAAGCAAGTACTTTTCTTTACATTTTTACATGAAAATAAGTCATGTCATTGAATCAATAATAGTTAGCAAAAGGAAGAGTGTCAACTAAAAAGACAGGGATCACAAGTCATTCTCGAATTAAGATCAGGATTTCCCGCCCTAATTCATCTCTATAATTAAAGTGAGTAGACTAATTATTAAATTTTTATTGAAAAAACAAATCACAAAAATGATTGACATATAAAAAGATCCTCTTGTATATTGAACATTGTAAGGAACGGCAACGTGACATGTCATAAAGCCTTACATATTCCAGTTGAAGATGGGGTCAGGTCTTAGCTTGGTAAATTTAGTCGCTTCTATCGTGTCTGTCTGCCTTAACATTTTATATTCAAGAGGAGAGGTATGTGTATGAAAAGACGAACCGGACTGATTTCCCTTCTGATGGTGGGTATGCTCGCCTTAACCGCTTGCGGCAGTTCTTCGCCTGCGGCTAGTCCCTCATCGCCTGCGGTAAGCGAATCCCCTCAGCCGAGCTCCGATACAGCGATGGACGAGCTGCAGCCGGAACCGGGGGCCGAGCTGGTCTACTGGGACAAGAAAGACGCTTTTTCCGAATATGCGGTGAAGGAATTTGAGAAAAAATACAATGTTAAAGTAAAGCTTGAAGAAGTGATGTTCTGGGAGACGGTCGGCCGTCTCATTACGGATGGTCCGGCGGGAACCGGCGCCGATGTGTTTGTCGCTGGTGCCGATCAGCTTGGTCCCAATGTGAATTCGGGCCTGTTCCTGCCGAATGATTATTTTGGTGAGGAAACAGCTAAAATTTCGGTTGAATCCGCCCTGGATGCGGTAACGGTCGATGGCATTCTTTACGGTTATCCGCGTAATATCGAGTCGTTCATGATGTATGTCAACAAGGACATCGTGAAGGATGCGAAGCTGGATACATGGGACGATCTGAAGGCCTTTGCCAAGAAGTATAATGATATCCCGAACAATAAATACGGCCTGTTCTACGAAACCAACAATTTGCTCTACAATTATTCGTTTATGGCAGGCTACGGCGCTTACATCTTTGGCAATCACGGGACCGACAAGAACGATATCGGCTTAAACAACGAGGGCGCGGTTAAAGGGATGGAATTCTACCGCTCGCTGAAGGAAATACTGCCGGTTCCGAGCTCCGATCTTACCGAAGATGTCAAAGTATCACTGTTCGAGCAAGGCAAGGTGGGCATCATTCTGGACGGAATCTGGAATCTTGGCCGATACAAGAGCCTGCCGTTCGAGGTTGGAATCATTGAAATGCCCAAAATGCCGGGCGGCATCGATCCTAAGCCTTACGCAAGTGTGCCTGCCTATTTCGTAAGCGCCTATTCGAAGTATCCGAATGCGTCCAAGCTGTTCGCCCACTTTATGACCACGAAGGAAATGCAGGTTAAGAACTATGAGATGAGAGGCGTGCTGCCTGCATATGCCGGCATTGAGAACGATGAGAAGCTGAAGTCGGATGACATCATTCAGGTCTTTGCCAAGCACGTAGCGAAAGCGGAGATGCTGCCGGTCATTCCGGAGGTGCAGTATTTCTTCCAAAATATAACGCCTGTGCTTGAACAAATTTGGAATGGAGCCGACATTAAATCCACACTGGACAAAGCTGTGGCGGATATGAAGGCAAATATTGCCGCAGCCAAATAGCGAGGCTGACTATAAACGGCCGTTCCGCCGCTAGCGGAGCGGCTTTTCTATAAGGAGTGAATAGCGCAGTGGAGAAACAATCCATAATAGAATTCCGAAGACCCTTTCTGTCCGGCCGCCGGACAAGCGCTGTCTTGTCAATTCTCGTTATGGGAGCAGGCCAGCTTAACAACCGTCAGTACGGTAAAGGAATCGTGCTGATGCTGCTGCATTTTGCGGGTTTGTATGCGGCGATTGCCAAGCTGCCCCATGCGGTATGGGCGCTGGTTACGCTTGGAGAGACACCGGCCCGTCTCGAAAAGGTCGGCAAGTTGTATCAGCAGGTCATGGGGGATCATTCCATCTATTTGCTGGTTGAGGGGCTGATTATGATTTTTCTAATGTTCCTTCTTCTGGCTGTTTATGTGCAAAATATCAGGGATGCTTATCACTGCGCCAGACTGCGGGAAGAGGGGGGGCCGCTGCATACATTCAGGCAGACACTGCATTTTTTGCTTGAGTACCGCTTTCCGCAGATTGCCATTGCCATTCCGGTGCTGGGTGTCGTGTTTTTTACGGTAATGCCGATTGTGTTCATGATTCTGCTCGCTTTCACTGATTTCACACGCAGCCATATGCCCCCCGCCCAATTGATTAATTGGCACGGCCTGGAGACGTTTCGCGATATTTTCCGGCTTCGCGTCTGGAGCAAGACCTTCTACGGAGTAACGCTGTGGACTCTGCTCTGGGCCGTGGCATCGACCCTCACCTGCTTTGCGGCCGGATTTATTATTGCGCTGGCGGTGCAGCAGAAAGATATTAAGTTCAAAAAGTTCTGGCGGACGATCTTTATTCTTCCTTACGCCATTCCATTGTTCGTCTCTACGCTCATCCTGCGCAACGTATTTAACGGCCAATTTGGACCGGTGAACGACTATCTAGAACTCATGGGGTTTGGGCGTGTTCCCTGGCTGTCGGACCCGGAATGGGCAAAGCTCACGCTTGTCCTTGTCAACATGCTCCTCGGCTTCCCTGTAATCATGCTGATGATTATCGGCGTACTGTCCACCATACCGGGGGACATGTACGAAGCGGCCGATATCGACGGGGCGGACGGACTGCAAAAGCTGCGGCTGATCACTTTTCCTACCGTGATGTACACCATGATGCCGATACTAATTATGCAATTCGTGGCCAATATCAACAATTTTAATGTGATTTATCTGCTGACCGGAGGCAATCCCGTCAATGGGAATTATCAATTCGCGGGGCATACGGATATCCTGATTACCTGGCTGTACAAGCTGTCCATGGAGCAGGGGCAGTATAATTTTGCTTCGGTTATCGGAATTTTCATTTTCGTACTCTTGTCGGGCTTTGCCATCTGGAGCATCCGCCGGACGAAGTCGTTTAAAGAGGAGAGGCTATAATGACGAATCGCTCCTTACGGAAAGCGGTGCGCCTAACGTCAAGTTACGTACTGCTGTCACTCGCTGCACTGTTTTGTATTTACCCCGCCCTCTGGGTATTGTTGTCCTCGTTCCGTCCGGGGGATATGCTCTTTAGCGAAACACTGCTTCCGACATCATTCACGCTCCTTCATTACAAGCAGTTGTTTGAGAACTATCCGTTCGCTGAGTGGTATGTAAATACGTTTAAAATCGCAATTATCAGCACCGTGATCTCCACTGTGCTAGTGATGATGACCGGTTATGTGTTCTCGATGTTCCGGTTCACCGGCCGAAAAAGCCTGATGAGCATGCTGCTTACGCTCGGTTTGTTTCCCGGCTTCATGAGCATGATCGCCGTCTATATTTTGCTGAACCAAATGAATCTGCTCAATACGCATGCGGCGGTTATTATCGTATCTGCTGCGGCAGCGCCGCTGTTCTTTCTGTTCTCCAAAAGCTATTTCGACACAATTCCGCGCAGTCTGGTCGAAGCGGCGCGAATCGACGGGGCCGGTCATCTGAACACCTTCTTCCGTATGATTCTGCCTTTGTCCAAGCCTCTGGTGGTGTATGTCGTGCTGATGAATTTTACCGGCCCGTTCACGGACTTCATCTTCGCCAGACTTGTGCTGAGGACTCCGGAGAAAAAGACGCTGGCCGTCGGGCTGTACGATATTGTTACGGACCGGACGAAGCTTCAATTTACGATGTTTGCTGCCGGCTGTGTGCTGATTGCCGTTCCGATTACAGCGCTGTTCCTTCTGCTGCAGCGCTATCTGGTAGCCGGATTAACTTCCGGCGCAGAGAAGGGCTAATGAACAACGCCAGCGTAGAGGAAGGCTGTCTGTTCGGACGGGGCTGTATCGGGTATAATCGAAATAAGAGTGTATAGTTCACTGCAACGTACGGTTCCGAGCGGTCCGATAGGTCGGCCTCCGGGAAAGAAAGAAACGGAGGGTTACAGTATTGGCGACAATTCAGGATATAGCAGATTATGTGGGGATCTCCATTGCAACCGTGTCCAGGGCGCTAAATAAGCCGGCGCTGGTTAATCCGGAAACACGCGAGCGCGTGATGCAGGCGGCAAAGAAGCTTAACTATTTCGACACGGCCAAGTTCAAGCAGACTAATGTGAAGAACGCAAAAATTTCCCTGGGCATTATTATTCCATATATTACATCGTTCTTCTTCGGCGAACTATTCAGTGGAATCAGCCGGGTCGCGCAGGAGAACAATATCGATCTGATTCTGTACGAGCTTAAGAGCGGCAAAATGAATGAGGAGGGGCTGAGCGAGGCGTTCTCCTTCGTGCAGCAGCATCTGGTTGACGGGATTATTCTGACAAGCTTTCACATGCCGGCCGAGTATGATAAGTTGATTGATACGCTGCAGATTCCCGTTGTCTTGCTGCTGGATTCTCACGAGAACTCCAAACTGCCGGCCTATAAGGTCGATGACATTCGCGCTTCGTTCGACGCCGTCGCTTATCTCGTGTCGCGCGGACACCGGCGAATCGGCATGATATCCGCGATGCTTACACAGCAGCATGACCGCGGCGAACAGCTCCGGCTCAAGGGCTACAAACAGGCGGTCGACTTCTATGGCCTGCCCTTTTCCGAGTCATTTGTCGCTTACGGGGACATGCGTTTTGACGACGGGTATAAGGCGATGAAGGAACTTCTAGCCGAGCGGGAGCAAACCGGGCTGACCGCCGTATTTGCAGCTTCCGACGAGATGGCGATCGGAGCGATGCGCTGCATCTACGATGCGGGGCTCAAAGTCCCAGAGGATATCTCGGTCATGGGCTTTGACAATTTGTCAGTAAGCGGAATCACGACGCCCAAACTGACAACGATTGAACAGCCCTTTGGCGAGATTGGCGCAGAGGGCGTCAAGCACATGATCAGGTACTTTGCCGAAGGAGGAAAGTTCCCCGAGAAAGGGCAATTCTACCTCGCCTACAAAATTATTGAACGAGAGTCCGTAGCCGCAATTTCGCTTGATTAACCGTATGTGAACAGGCCGTTACCTAAAAAGGGCGGCCTGTTCGCGGTTTCCGGAATCGCTCTCCTATCCTCTAGTTTAATATGTCGCGATATACAAAAAACCACTGCTGATACTTCAGCAGTGGTTCATGTGCTTGGCAACGTCCTACTCTCCCAGGACCCTTCGGTCCAAGTACCATCGGCGCTGGAGGGCTTAACGGTCGTGTTCGGGATGGGTACGCGTGGAACCCCTCCGCCATCGCCACCAAACAG is a genomic window of Paenibacillus durus ATCC 35681 containing:
- a CDS encoding LacI family DNA-binding transcriptional regulator, whose amino-acid sequence is MATIQDIADYVGISIATVSRALNKPALVNPETRERVMQAAKKLNYFDTAKFKQTNVKNAKISLGIIIPYITSFFFGELFSGISRVAQENNIDLILYELKSGKMNEEGLSEAFSFVQQHLVDGIILTSFHMPAEYDKLIDTLQIPVVLLLDSHENSKLPAYKVDDIRASFDAVAYLVSRGHRRIGMISAMLTQQHDRGEQLRLKGYKQAVDFYGLPFSESFVAYGDMRFDDGYKAMKELLAEREQTGLTAVFAASDEMAIGAMRCIYDAGLKVPEDISVMGFDNLSVSGITTPKLTTIEQPFGEIGAEGVKHMIRYFAEGGKFPEKGQFYLAYKIIERESVAAISLD
- a CDS encoding maltose ABC transporter substrate-binding protein, whose translation is MKRRTGLISLLMVGMLALTACGSSSPAASPSSPAVSESPQPSSDTAMDELQPEPGAELVYWDKKDAFSEYAVKEFEKKYNVKVKLEEVMFWETVGRLITDGPAGTGADVFVAGADQLGPNVNSGLFLPNDYFGEETAKISVESALDAVTVDGILYGYPRNIESFMMYVNKDIVKDAKLDTWDDLKAFAKKYNDIPNNKYGLFYETNNLLYNYSFMAGYGAYIFGNHGTDKNDIGLNNEGAVKGMEFYRSLKEILPVPSSDLTEDVKVSLFEQGKVGIILDGIWNLGRYKSLPFEVGIIEMPKMPGGIDPKPYASVPAYFVSAYSKYPNASKLFAHFMTTKEMQVKNYEMRGVLPAYAGIENDEKLKSDDIIQVFAKHVAKAEMLPVIPEVQYFFQNITPVLEQIWNGADIKSTLDKAVADMKANIAAAK
- a CDS encoding UvrB/UvrC motif-containing protein — translated: MLCQECGVRPATLHFTKIVNGEKTEFHICENCAREKGELIPGTSGGFSIHSLLSGLLDLEGASKGKSTAEPKPHEVRCEECGMTYGQFSKLGRFGCSSCYKYFDKGLDPLFKRVHGSTSHVGKIPKRIGAQIQFKRQIDELKEQLQQAIVEEEFESAAELRDQIRKLEKEIAQE
- a CDS encoding sugar ABC transporter permease, producing MTNRSLRKAVRLTSSYVLLSLAALFCIYPALWVLLSSFRPGDMLFSETLLPTSFTLLHYKQLFENYPFAEWYVNTFKIAIISTVISTVLVMMTGYVFSMFRFTGRKSLMSMLLTLGLFPGFMSMIAVYILLNQMNLLNTHAAVIIVSAAAAPLFFLFSKSYFDTIPRSLVEAARIDGAGHLNTFFRMILPLSKPLVVYVVLMNFTGPFTDFIFARLVLRTPEKKTLAVGLYDIVTDRTKLQFTMFAAGCVLIAVPITALFLLLQRYLVAGLTSGAEKG
- a CDS encoding alpha-glucosidase; the encoded protein is MTRTWWKEAVIYQVYPRSFRDSDGDGIGDLKGIEEKLDYLKELGVDVIWLGPVYKSPNDDYGYDVSNYYEIMDEFGSMDDWTSLSSEIHRRGMKIMMDIILNHTSDEHAWFQASKAPGSNPYRDYYYWRDGDREPNNWESFFGGSAWKYDEEARAYYLHLFSAKQPDLNWSHAALRKEMYSMMRFWLDKGVDAFRLDAVNLLVKPGEWQDAEPAEPDHCLAPCGHLIANGEGIHDIFQEMNNEVFSNYPMFTVAEMAGVSAEEGLLYTDSARKELDSIIYFEHMDVDNGPGGRWETIPFSLQAFKQIITRWQLKLQGKGWIGLYLNNHDQPRVVSRWGNDTRYRVESAKMFATCIHMLQGSPYIYQGEEIGMTNIRFDRIKDYRDVETLNYYRIECETKGRSHEEVMRDIYLKSRDNARTPMQWDDSVYAGFGTVQPWIDVNPNYKEVNVEKALADPDSVLHYYRELIRLRKRYDVIVYGDYSPLLEEHSDVFAYRRTLNDEALIVVTNFSEREQMVDLGEPTSQPSLLLANYPAAEEPLTALRLRPFEARIYLARNHIS
- a CDS encoding carbohydrate ABC transporter permease — its product is MEKQSIIEFRRPFLSGRRTSAVLSILVMGAGQLNNRQYGKGIVLMLLHFAGLYAAIAKLPHAVWALVTLGETPARLEKVGKLYQQVMGDHSIYLLVEGLIMIFLMFLLLAVYVQNIRDAYHCARLREEGGPLHTFRQTLHFLLEYRFPQIAIAIPVLGVVFFTVMPIVFMILLAFTDFTRSHMPPAQLINWHGLETFRDIFRLRVWSKTFYGVTLWTLLWAVASTLTCFAAGFIIALAVQQKDIKFKKFWRTIFILPYAIPLFVSTLILRNVFNGQFGPVNDYLELMGFGRVPWLSDPEWAKLTLVLVNMLLGFPVIMLMIIGVLSTIPGDMYEAADIDGADGLQKLRLITFPTVMYTMMPILIMQFVANINNFNVIYLLTGGNPVNGNYQFAGHTDILITWLYKLSMEQGQYNFASVIGIFIFVLLSGFAIWSIRRTKSFKEERL
- a CDS encoding CtsR family transcriptional regulator is translated as MRNISDIIEQYLKNILHESPEGTVEIQRNDLADSFSCVPSQINYVISTRFTLEKGYLVESKRGGGGYIRIQRIELPQHSALHTHLNQKIGSGIDQSTAEGLIYQLEEAGFLTRREACLMRAAISRECIAVKLPHRDEIRSKMMKAMLISLLSK